In a genomic window of Dehalococcoidia bacterium:
- a CDS encoding carboxyl transferase domain-containing protein — protein sequence MKLHRILIANRGEIAIRVARAAADLGIQTVTIYSEDDAKSLHVLSGDRSYALKGTGAAAYLDRQQIISLALKAKCDSVHPGYGFLSESADFAQRCEQANLTFIGPRPEILELFGDKARTRYLAEECAVPVIHGTRGPVTLKEARAFFMSMGPDAAVVIKAVMGGGGRGIRPVYRIEDLEEAYNRCRSEADAAFGINDVYIEQLIPRARHIEVQVIGDGKEVIHLGERECTLQRRSQKLVEIAPSPSISAKLRAELTGAALRIARQVNYVSLGTFEFLVHSSTGSKPSFAFMEANPRLQVEHTITEEVTGVDLVRTQIEIAGGKTLSDLGLTHDARNPRLYSLQMRINMEIMDRSGNVIPSSGRLNTYEIPSGPGIRVDGYGYSGYNTNPAFDSLLAKLIVTSHSDKYGNAVARARRALEEFRIDGVKTNIPLLLNLLARQEVKNNDIYSRFIEDNAASLAAITDRQKERFFPDGPVSTTGNAALQWHSAPPGTIPLTAPMQGCVVNIEVIEGDAVAAGQKLVVLESMKMEHVITADHSGYVRAVCISLNENVQTGSPLFFLEEAEVSADAKATEGEIDLDVIRPDLAEVIERHSFTLDERRPEAVAKRRSKNRRTARENVNDLCDLNSFIEYGALIVAAQRGRRSLDELIRKTPADGLITGVGTVNRDLFGDDRARCMVLAYDFTVLAGTQGLFNHKKMDRMLHIANQWQLPTVFFAEGGGGRPGDTDANVVAGLDLTTFSRFAALNGKVPLIGIVEGPCFAGNASLLGCCDVIIATRGSNIGMGGPAMIEGGGLGVVKVEDIGPIDIQTRNGVVDIEVANEAEAVSVARKYLSYFQGSIPTWEAADQRRLRWLIPENRLRVYDVRKVIEGLADEGSVLEMRTNFGPGMVTALARIEGRPFGLIANDPRHMGGAIEANDADKAARFLQLCDVHRLPVLSLCDTPGFMVGPEIEERAQVRHVCRMFVVGVHMTVPYFTVVLRKGYGLGAMAMAAGSFHDSFFTVAWPTGEFGGMGLEGAVKHGFKKELEAIKDPAEREATYKFFVEQAYAMGKGLNMASYMEVDAVIDPAETRRWIMRGLKSIQGKSQGSSGRSFIDPW from the coding sequence ATGAAATTACATAGAATCCTCATCGCCAACAGGGGTGAAATAGCGATACGAGTCGCACGGGCGGCAGCCGATCTCGGCATCCAGACAGTCACCATATATTCCGAGGACGACGCAAAATCCCTGCACGTACTGTCCGGAGACAGGTCTTATGCACTGAAAGGGACAGGGGCGGCCGCCTACCTCGACAGGCAGCAGATTATTTCCCTTGCGCTTAAAGCAAAGTGCGATTCCGTGCATCCCGGCTATGGTTTTCTCAGCGAGAGTGCGGATTTTGCGCAGCGTTGCGAGCAGGCAAATCTTACTTTCATCGGACCGCGTCCGGAAATTCTGGAACTGTTCGGAGACAAGGCTCGCACCCGCTATTTAGCCGAAGAATGTGCTGTTCCCGTGATACACGGCACCAGGGGGCCGGTTACGCTGAAAGAAGCCAGGGCTTTCTTCATGTCAATGGGCCCTGATGCGGCCGTCGTAATCAAAGCCGTTATGGGTGGAGGCGGCCGAGGTATTCGCCCTGTTTACAGGATCGAAGACTTGGAAGAGGCCTACAATCGTTGCCGGTCGGAAGCGGATGCTGCTTTTGGAATTAACGACGTCTATATTGAACAGCTAATCCCCCGGGCCAGACACATCGAGGTACAGGTCATCGGTGACGGTAAGGAGGTGATCCATCTGGGAGAGCGGGAGTGTACACTGCAAAGACGCAGTCAGAAGCTGGTCGAGATTGCGCCCAGCCCATCGATCTCTGCAAAACTGCGTGCAGAGTTAACAGGAGCCGCACTGCGTATCGCCCGGCAGGTTAATTACGTCAGTCTCGGCACCTTCGAGTTTCTGGTCCATAGCTCCACCGGCAGCAAACCGTCATTTGCCTTTATGGAGGCCAATCCCCGTCTTCAGGTCGAGCACACCATCACTGAAGAAGTCACGGGCGTCGACCTGGTCAGGACGCAGATCGAAATAGCAGGTGGAAAAACACTTTCAGACCTTGGCCTTACGCATGACGCTCGCAATCCCCGCTTATACTCGCTGCAAATGCGCATCAACATGGAAATTATGGATCGGAGCGGTAACGTAATACCTTCATCCGGCAGATTAAACACATACGAAATCCCGTCCGGACCGGGTATCCGTGTGGATGGCTACGGCTACAGCGGCTACAACACCAACCCGGCCTTCGACTCACTGCTTGCCAAGCTGATTGTCACATCGCATTCAGACAAATACGGGAACGCGGTTGCCCGGGCCCGGCGCGCACTGGAAGAGTTCCGCATCGACGGTGTGAAAACTAACATTCCCTTACTTCTCAATCTCTTAGCCAGGCAGGAAGTCAAAAATAACGATATTTATTCACGTTTCATCGAAGATAATGCCGCTTCGCTGGCGGCGATCACAGACCGGCAGAAAGAAAGGTTTTTCCCGGACGGCCCGGTTAGTACCACCGGAAATGCCGCCCTTCAGTGGCATTCAGCACCCCCGGGAACTATCCCACTTACTGCACCCATGCAGGGATGTGTGGTGAACATCGAAGTCATTGAGGGAGACGCCGTTGCAGCGGGCCAAAAACTGGTCGTGCTGGAATCCATGAAGATGGAACATGTGATTACAGCCGATCATAGCGGATACGTGCGGGCCGTCTGTATCTCGCTTAATGAAAACGTGCAGACCGGCTCACCCCTATTCTTCCTCGAGGAGGCCGAGGTATCAGCCGACGCAAAAGCCACCGAGGGCGAAATCGATCTGGATGTTATCCGTCCCGACCTTGCAGAAGTAATAGAACGCCATTCATTCACTCTCGATGAGCGACGTCCCGAGGCTGTAGCCAAGAGGCGCAGCAAGAACCGGCGCACAGCCCGCGAAAATGTCAATGACCTCTGCGATCTCAACAGCTTCATTGAGTACGGTGCTCTGATCGTAGCCGCGCAGCGCGGCCGGCGCTCGCTGGATGAGCTTATACGGAAGACACCCGCTGACGGACTCATTACGGGAGTCGGAACGGTCAACCGTGATTTATTCGGCGATGACAGAGCCCGCTGTATGGTACTGGCCTACGATTTCACCGTGCTGGCCGGCACGCAGGGTCTTTTCAACCACAAAAAGATGGACCGGATGCTGCACATTGCCAACCAGTGGCAGCTTCCAACCGTTTTCTTCGCTGAGGGCGGTGGAGGGAGGCCGGGCGATACCGATGCCAACGTAGTAGCCGGTCTCGATCTCACCACTTTCAGCCGTTTTGCCGCCTTGAATGGTAAGGTCCCACTCATCGGCATCGTCGAAGGTCCTTGCTTCGCCGGCAATGCATCTCTGCTGGGTTGCTGTGATGTTATTATCGCCACCAGGGGCTCCAACATCGGCATGGGCGGCCCTGCTATGATCGAGGGAGGGGGTTTGGGCGTTGTTAAGGTGGAGGATATCGGCCCCATCGATATTCAGACCCGCAACGGCGTGGTTGATATCGAGGTGGCCAACGAGGCTGAAGCAGTTTCAGTTGCCAGGAAATACCTCTCATATTTCCAGGGCTCGATCCCGACGTGGGAGGCCGCCGACCAGCGCCGGCTGCGCTGGCTGATACCAGAGAACAGGCTGAGGGTTTATGATGTCAGGAAGGTGATAGAAGGCCTGGCGGATGAAGGCTCCGTACTGGAGATGAGAACGAATTTCGGACCCGGCATGGTTACAGCGCTGGCCCGTATCGAGGGCAGGCCGTTCGGTTTGATCGCCAACGATCCCAGGCATATGGGGGGCGCCATAGAGGCGAACGATGCGGACAAGGCAGCGCGTTTTCTCCAGCTTTGCGATGTGCATCGCCTTCCCGTACTGTCGTTATGCGATACGCCGGGCTTTATGGTCGGGCCCGAAATTGAGGAACGCGCGCAGGTGCGCCACGTGTGCCGTATGTTTGTGGTAGGAGTACATATGACTGTTCCCTACTTCACGGTTGTGCTTCGCAAGGGATACGGCCTGGGCGCCATGGCTATGGCGGCGGGCAGTTTCCACGATTCATTCTTCACAGTTGCCTGGCCGACCGGTGAATTCGGCGGGATGGGACTGGAGGGAGCGGTCAAACATGGCTTCAAGAAAGAGCTTGAAGCGATAAAGGACCCCGCCGAGCGAGAGGCAACCTACAAGTTTTTCGTGGAGCAGGCCTACGCCATGGGCAAGGGCTTGAATATGGCCTCCTATATGGAGGTCGATGCTGTGATTGATCCCGCCGAAACACGCCGCTGGATCATGCGCGGTCTAAAATCAATACAGGGAAAATCACAGGGGTCATCCGGTCGATCGTTTATTGACCCGTGGTAA
- the larC gene encoding nickel pincer cofactor biosynthesis protein LarC — protein sequence MNKIAYFDLYAGCSGDMIMGALLDAGLSRPDLEKELARLPLEGYRIIAEKVKRGALKATWARVIIDEAVKQPDRSYSDIVDLIAGSRLGDELKKKALDIFRNLGEVEAKIHGTKLELVHFHEIGSVDSIVDIVGTVIGLDLLGINQCYSSPFPLAEGSIECRHGALPLPAPATVELIARRQSPVVKPCHAAMQGRELVTPTGAAIVTTLADFSRPELNLEKVGYGAGSMNADEYPNVMRLWTGMSSDRDIHGDMVLLETNIDDMNPQIYDYVMERLFAQGALDVWFTHIQMKKNRPAVMLSVLCPADAESKLAETIMRETSTLGIRVRPVNRHIAGRDIVEFESSYGKVRVKVKRFDDEIVSIAPEYDECKKIAAEKHVPLRDVYRTVEAEARRLIK from the coding sequence ATGAATAAAATTGCATATTTCGACCTTTATGCCGGCTGCAGCGGCGATATGATAATGGGCGCATTGTTGGATGCAGGGCTGTCCAGGCCGGACCTTGAGAAAGAACTGGCCAGGCTCCCTTTAGAGGGATACAGGATAATAGCCGAAAAGGTAAAAAGGGGTGCCCTGAAAGCGACCTGGGCCCGGGTCATAATTGATGAGGCGGTAAAGCAACCCGACCGCTCATATAGCGATATCGTGGATTTGATCGCAGGCAGCCGGCTCGGCGATGAGTTAAAGAAAAAGGCCCTGGATATTTTCCGCAACCTGGGTGAGGTGGAGGCTAAAATCCACGGGACCAAGCTGGAGCTGGTGCACTTCCATGAGATCGGATCGGTGGATTCCATCGTGGATATAGTGGGAACGGTTATCGGATTAGATCTGCTGGGCATAAATCAGTGTTACTCCTCTCCGTTTCCTCTGGCGGAAGGCTCGATCGAGTGCCGCCACGGCGCCCTGCCGCTGCCGGCGCCGGCCACTGTGGAACTTATAGCGCGCAGACAGTCGCCTGTGGTGAAACCCTGTCATGCCGCCATGCAGGGGAGGGAGCTGGTGACGCCCACCGGCGCTGCAATCGTAACAACGCTGGCTGATTTTAGCCGGCCTGAGCTGAACCTGGAAAAAGTCGGCTACGGGGCAGGCAGCATGAATGCCGATGAGTACCCCAACGTCATGCGATTGTGGACAGGAATGTCGTCCGACCGTGATATTCATGGGGATATGGTGCTGCTGGAGACAAACATCGACGATATGAATCCGCAGATTTACGACTATGTTATGGAGAGGTTGTTCGCGCAGGGCGCGCTGGATGTCTGGTTCACGCACATTCAGATGAAGAAGAATCGTCCCGCCGTTATGCTGAGCGTGCTTTGCCCCGCTGATGCCGAGTCGAAGCTGGCAGAGACCATCATGCGCGAGACGTCGACACTGGGAATCAGAGTTCGTCCCGTCAACAGGCATATCGCCGGCCGCGATATCGTAGAATTCGAATCAAGCTATGGCAAGGTCAGGGTAAAGGTCAAGCGCTTCGATGATGAAATTGTCAGCATCGCGCCTGAATACGACGAGTGCAAGAAGATAGCAGCCGAGAAACATGTGCCGCTGCGCGATGTTTACCGAACGGTTGAGGCCGAGGCGCGCAGGCTGATTAAATAG
- the larE gene encoding ATP-dependent sacrificial sulfur transferase LarE: MKSHKLSVESKTADKVGHLENMLGKMGSAIVAYSGGVDSTFLSVTAAAILKNRVLIVLAKSPLMEAEEFQAAKRLASSLKLKLAVIEFNQLDIPDFAVNNKDRCYHCKLNMLGILNETARARHIRYVCDGTNYDDLGDFRPGLVAIAELGVRSPLAESFLTKLEIRSLARKKGLPNWEKPAMPCLATRIPHRTRITHELIGKVSSGESFIRGLGAEHVRLRHHRDIARIEVDDKGFATLLKKDNRRAAVEELKKLGYKHVTVDLAGYQMGSMSRLAI; the protein is encoded by the coding sequence ATGAAATCACACAAACTGAGTGTTGAGAGCAAGACCGCTGATAAAGTCGGCCATCTGGAAAATATGCTCGGCAAAATGGGTTCCGCTATCGTGGCTTATTCCGGAGGGGTGGACAGCACATTTCTGTCCGTCACGGCCGCCGCTATATTGAAAAACAGGGTGCTGATTGTTCTTGCTAAATCACCGCTGATGGAAGCAGAGGAATTTCAGGCTGCCAAAAGACTGGCGTCATCGCTCAAACTGAAACTGGCGGTGATAGAGTTCAACCAGCTCGACATACCGGACTTCGCCGTCAATAACAAGGATCGCTGCTATCACTGTAAGCTGAATATGCTGGGTATACTGAATGAGACCGCCCGCGCCAGGCATATCAGATATGTCTGCGACGGCACCAACTACGACGACCTCGGTGATTTTCGTCCCGGCCTGGTGGCTATAGCTGAGCTCGGTGTGCGCAGCCCGCTGGCGGAATCGTTCCTGACCAAGCTGGAGATCAGGTCCCTTGCCAGAAAGAAGGGATTGCCGAACTGGGAGAAACCTGCAATGCCCTGCCTGGCCACCAGGATACCGCACCGCACTCGCATCACGCATGAGTTAATAGGTAAGGTATCGTCCGGCGAGTCCTTCATCCGGGGACTGGGCGCGGAACATGTCAGGCTGAGACATCATCGTGATATAGCCAGGATTGAGGTTGATGATAAAGGATTTGCGACGCTCTTAAAGAAGGACAACCGGCGAGCCGCTGTAGAGGAATTGAAAAAGCTCGGCTACAAACATGTCACGGTCGACCTGGCCGGTTACCAGATGGGAAGCATGAGCAGGTTGGCCATTTAA
- the larB gene encoding nickel pincer cofactor biosynthesis protein LarB, with the protein MIKGEHKKIESVGQKFNQRWLTDLLKKVRSGDLSLQDAVRQLSVLPYEDMVHAKLDHHRSLRTGFPEVVFGPGKTREQLVSIANSLAAHSGRVLITRVDADGFRAIKKKLPDAVYNADARAVIIDRIVKKAGKPGITIVTGGTADIPVAEEAAVTAEMMGNKIERIFDVGVAGIHRLFDHLEQVRSARVIIAVAGMDGVLPAVLGGLVTCPVIAVPTSVGYGASFKGIAPLLTMLNSCAPGVAVVNIDGGFNAGYLAGLINR; encoded by the coding sequence ATGATAAAAGGTGAGCATAAAAAGATAGAATCCGTGGGGCAGAAATTCAATCAACGCTGGTTGACGGATTTGCTCAAGAAGGTCAGGTCGGGGGACCTGTCCCTGCAGGATGCTGTCAGGCAGTTGAGCGTCCTGCCTTACGAGGACATGGTGCATGCCAAGCTCGACCACCATCGGAGCCTGCGCACGGGCTTTCCCGAGGTTGTCTTCGGGCCGGGCAAGACCAGGGAGCAGCTGGTCAGTATTGCAAATAGTCTGGCGGCGCATTCCGGAAGGGTGTTGATTACACGCGTCGACGCCGATGGATTCAGGGCTATTAAAAAGAAATTGCCGGACGCCGTTTATAATGCAGACGCCCGCGCCGTTATTATTGACCGCATTGTGAAAAAGGCGGGAAAACCGGGCATAACCATAGTTACGGGAGGCACGGCGGATATACCCGTGGCCGAGGAGGCTGCTGTCACGGCCGAGATGATGGGCAATAAAATCGAGCGCATCTTCGACGTGGGCGTGGCCGGCATCCACCGCCTGTTCGATCATCTTGAACAGGTCAGGAGCGCCAGGGTAATCATCGCCGTAGCAGGAATGGACGGCGTGCTGCCCGCGGTGCTGGGTGGGCTGGTGACCTGTCCTGTCATAGCGGTACCCACCAGCGTCGGCTACGGGGCCAGCTTCAAGGGCATTGCGCCGCTGCTGACCATGCTCAACAGCTGCGCGCCGGGCGTTGCCGTGGTCAATATCGATGGGGGGTTCAACGCCGGCTATCTGGCCGGCCTGATCAATAGATGA